The following coding sequences are from one Pseudonocardia sp. HH130630-07 window:
- a CDS encoding oxidoreductase, which produces MARTAQEDPLAPLAALPGVPEAVARARDATTGVHNQPVNRRGWPATAAEAALRAARSSAALDGAPLQPATADHVSDPVLAGAVRIADERARLVETWERAPLQALARLHVLAATDLVPAAEHTARLGRPRDGASGRLSLLADLLGGGTSVPAPVLVAVVHGELLTLRPFGTADGVVARAAARLTAMTSGLDPRGLSVPEVGFLRRPTEYRAAAEAFATGSAEGLTGWIVHTCTEWEAGAREGLSIAAAQSA; this is translated from the coding sequence ATGGCTCGCACCGCCCAGGAGGACCCGCTCGCCCCGCTCGCGGCGCTGCCCGGCGTACCCGAGGCGGTGGCCAGGGCCCGGGACGCGACGACCGGCGTGCACAACCAGCCGGTCAACCGCCGTGGCTGGCCGGCGACGGCGGCCGAGGCCGCGCTGCGGGCGGCCCGGTCCTCGGCGGCGCTGGACGGCGCCCCGCTGCAGCCGGCCACCGCCGACCACGTGTCCGACCCGGTACTGGCGGGCGCGGTCCGGATCGCCGACGAGCGCGCCCGGCTCGTCGAGACCTGGGAGCGTGCGCCGCTGCAGGCGCTGGCCCGGCTGCACGTGCTGGCCGCCACCGATCTCGTCCCGGCGGCCGAGCACACCGCCCGGCTGGGGCGGCCCCGCGACGGCGCGTCGGGCCGGTTGTCGCTGCTCGCCGACCTGCTCGGCGGCGGGACGTCGGTGCCGGCGCCGGTGCTCGTCGCCGTCGTGCACGGCGAACTGCTGACGCTGCGGCCGTTCGGCACCGCGGACGGCGTCGTCGCCCGCGCCGCGGCCCGGCTCACCGCGATGACCTCCGGGCTCGACCCCCGTGGCCTGTCGGTCCCGGAGGTCGGATTCCTGCGCCGGCCCACCGAGTACCGGGCCGCGGCGGAGGCGTTCGCCACCGGGTCGGCCGAGGGGCTGACCGGATGGATCGTCCACACCTGCACCGAGTGGGAGGCCGGGGCGCGCGAGGGCCTGTCGATCGCCGCGGCGCAGTCCGCCTGA